Below is a genomic region from Citrobacter telavivensis.
TTGTTACAGGGATTCTCTGCCGGCGTCGAACTGGGTGGCGTCTCTGTTTATCTTTCTGAAATTGCAACGCCTGGCAACAAAGGCTTTTACACCAGTTGGCAATCGGCCAGTCAACAGGTCGCGATCGTTGTCGCCGCGCTGATTGGCTACGGCCTGAATGTCACGCTGGGACACGATGAGATCTCTGAATGGGGTTGGCGAATCCCGTTCTTTATTGGCTGTATGATTATTCCGCTGATTTTTGTTCTTCGACGTTCACTACAGGAAACTGAAGCCTTTTTACAACGTAAGCACCGCCCCGACACCCGGGAGATTTTTACCACCATCGTTAAAAACTGGCGCATCATCACCGCAGGTACCTTACTGGTGGCGATGACGACCACGACCTTTTATTTTATTACCGTTTATACCCCTACATACGGGAGAGCCGTTTTGAACCTGAGCGCGCGTGACAGCCTGATAGTCACCATGCTGGTGGGGATTTCTAACTTCATCTGGCTGCCAATTGGCGGCGCCATCTCTGACCGGATTGGGCGTCGCCCGGTGCTGATGGGCATCACTTTGCTCGCCCTGATCACCACCTGGCCGGTAATGAACTGGCTTACCGCCGCCCCGGATTTCACCCGTATGACGCTGGTGCTGCTCTGGTTCTCGTTCTTCTTCGGCATGTACAACGGCGCGATGGTTGCCGCACTGACCGAAGTGATGCCGATTTATGTGCGAACCGTGGGGTTTTCGCTGGCCTTTAGCCTCGCCACGGCGATTTTCGGCGGCCTGACGCCCGCTATTTCCACGGCGCTGGTCCAGTTGACCGGCGATAAGAGTTCTCCGGGTTGGTGGCTCATGTGCGCAGCGCTCTGTGGACTCGTCGCAACCGCAATGCTGTTTGTCCGTCTCAGCCGCGGTTATCAGACGGCAGAGAATAAGCTCTGAAACGCAAACGGGCGGAGAAATCTCTCCGCCCGTTTTATGTTGTTTCTGACGCTTACTTCGCCGTATTGTTGCTGCGAATTTCCTGCCAGATCTTATCGCAATCGGCTTTCACGGCCTGATCGTTACCGGTGCGCGTCGCCTGAATACACTGCTGGTAATCCAGCACCCTTACACTCTCCTGATTCGCAAACTGCTGATGCTGTTTCTCTTTTTTCAGCACATTCAACACGCTCTGACAGGCTTCGATTTTCTCTGGCGAACCCTGCGCCGTATTGATACAGGCGCTGTACGCCTCTTTCAACCGGCTGTCTTCTTTCGGGGCCGTTGACGGCGCGCAGGCCACCAGTCCCGAGGCCATCACGGCGATGAGTATCAGTTTTTTCATAGCATGGTCCTCAACGGT
It encodes:
- the tcuC gene encoding tricarballylate/proton symporter TcuC gives rise to the protein MTQQPSRAGTFGAILRVTSGNFLEQFDFFLFGFYATYIAKTFFPAESEFASLMLTFAVFGSGFLMRPIGAVILGAYIDRIGRRKGLMVTLAIMGCGTLLIALVPGYQTIGLLAPALVLLGRLLQGFSAGVELGGVSVYLSEIATPGNKGFYTSWQSASQQVAIVVAALIGYGLNVTLGHDEISEWGWRIPFFIGCMIIPLIFVLRRSLQETEAFLQRKHRPDTREIFTTIVKNWRIITAGTLLVAMTTTTFYFITVYTPTYGRAVLNLSARDSLIVTMLVGISNFIWLPIGGAISDRIGRRPVLMGITLLALITTWPVMNWLTAAPDFTRMTLVLLWFSFFFGMYNGAMVAALTEVMPIYVRTVGFSLAFSLATAIFGGLTPAISTALVQLTGDKSSPGWWLMCAALCGLVATAMLFVRLSRGYQTAENKL